One segment of Vagococcus martis DNA contains the following:
- a CDS encoding M20 family metallopeptidase has translation MEKAKQRINELIENKRATFIEAADKIWETPETRFAVEKSVQPFYDILEKEGFSIEKGLADMDHSFVATYGSGKPVIGILAEYDALSNLSQVADLGEQKAQVPGGNGHACGHNLLGTGALAGAVGIKDYMEENNLSGTIKLFGCPAEESGYGKAYMARSGVFDDVDTALSWHPWDINGIWSISSLAVYQIYYRFKGIAAHAAAAPEYGRSALDAAELMNVGVQFLREHIIDEGRVHYAFRDVGGDSANVVQPSAELHYFIRAPKIEQANEIFKRVTRIAEGAAWMTETELEIGFDSACYDYIPNQAISTVMQKNLEEYGNANLTKEDQEYAQRYYDTLPDATKEHLINRAKQVDPTLSDDDAKRLGSLPVSEQVMPLIFSDETQGSTDVGDVSWICPTAQVFIGCEPQGTPAHSWQWAANGKSSVAHKGLIAAGKVIATTAYDLLTNPELIEKAKAEHRDVLNGKTYVSAIPEDVLPK, from the coding sequence ATGGAAAAAGCAAAACAACGTATCAATGAATTAATCGAGAATAAAAGAGCAACTTTTATTGAAGCAGCAGATAAAATTTGGGAAACACCTGAGACACGATTTGCTGTAGAAAAATCCGTTCAACCTTTTTATGATATTTTAGAAAAAGAAGGATTCTCTATTGAAAAAGGGCTGGCAGACATGGACCATAGCTTTGTTGCTACATATGGTTCTGGAAAACCAGTTATTGGTATCTTGGCCGAATATGATGCATTGAGCAATTTAAGTCAAGTTGCCGATTTAGGTGAACAAAAAGCCCAAGTCCCAGGTGGCAATGGACATGCGTGCGGTCATAACTTACTGGGAACTGGCGCATTAGCTGGTGCTGTTGGGATTAAAGACTATATGGAAGAAAACAACCTAAGTGGTACCATCAAACTATTTGGTTGTCCTGCTGAAGAAAGTGGCTACGGAAAAGCCTATATGGCAAGAAGTGGGGTATTTGATGATGTAGATACTGCATTGTCATGGCATCCTTGGGACATTAATGGGATTTGGTCAATTAGTAGCTTAGCAGTGTATCAAATCTACTATCGTTTCAAAGGTATCGCTGCTCATGCCGCTGCTGCCCCTGAGTATGGCCGTAGTGCGTTAGATGCCGCCGAATTGATGAATGTCGGCGTACAATTTTTACGTGAGCATATCATTGATGAAGGCCGTGTTCACTATGCCTTTCGAGATGTAGGAGGAGATTCTGCTAATGTCGTTCAACCATCTGCGGAATTACACTATTTTATTCGTGCACCAAAGATTGAACAGGCCAATGAGATATTCAAACGTGTCACACGAATCGCTGAAGGTGCTGCATGGATGACTGAGACAGAATTAGAAATCGGGTTTGATTCCGCATGTTATGACTACATTCCTAATCAAGCTATCTCTACCGTCATGCAAAAAAATCTCGAAGAATATGGAAATGCGAATCTAACAAAAGAAGACCAAGAATATGCTCAACGTTACTACGATACTTTACCTGATGCAACAAAAGAACACTTGATTAATCGAGCGAAACAAGTCGATCCAACTTTATCAGACGACGATGCAAAACGATTGGGTAGTTTACCTGTTTCAGAACAAGTTATGCCTTTAATCTTCTCTGACGAAACACAAGGTTCAACAGACGTTGGAGATGTTAGTTGGATCTGTCCAACAGCACAAGTATTTATTGGGTGCGAACCTCAAGGAACACCAGCACACAGTTGGCAATGGGCAGCTAATGGAAAATCTAGCGTCGCTCATAAAGGATTAATCGCTGCAGGTAAAGTCATCGCAACAACAGCTTACGACCTATTAACAAACCCTGAATTAATCGAAAAAGCTAAAGCAGAACACCGAGACGTTTTAAATGGTAAAACTTATGTGTCTGCGATTCCTGAAGATGTGTTACCAAAATAA
- a CDS encoding SDR family oxidoreductase: protein MEHKLNKPKEDYHQQDGSDYLSTEVLIEDPNYLSANKLKGKRAIITGGDSGIGAAIAIAYAHEGADLGIVYYENDADAFQVKKRAEELGSTVYLFKGDVGYEHVVKEAVDFFIEQFETIDILVNNVAEQHERDSIVDITEEEVQREFATNIYSFMYFTKYLFPHFNEGASIINNASVNAYRGHPYLLTYSTTKSAVIGYTRSLSVRDEFIAKKIRVNSVAPGPIWTPLIPATMKGMTHDKFGLDTPMKRCGEAYEVAPCFVFLASNQDSSYISGQCLHVNGGAVLNG from the coding sequence TTGGAACATAAATTAAACAAACCAAAAGAAGATTATCATCAACAAGACGGTAGTGATTACCTATCAACAGAGGTACTAATTGAAGATCCTAATTATTTATCAGCTAACAAGCTTAAAGGTAAACGTGCCATTATCACAGGAGGCGATAGTGGGATCGGAGCAGCAATTGCGATAGCATATGCTCATGAAGGGGCAGATCTTGGTATTGTGTATTATGAAAATGATGCAGATGCGTTTCAAGTAAAAAAACGTGCAGAAGAACTGGGATCCACTGTTTATTTATTTAAAGGTGATGTTGGGTATGAACATGTGGTAAAAGAAGCCGTTGACTTTTTTATTGAACAATTTGAAACAATTGATATATTAGTAAACAATGTGGCAGAACAACACGAGCGTGATAGCATTGTCGATATCACAGAAGAAGAAGTTCAACGTGAATTTGCGACTAATATTTATAGCTTCATGTATTTTACAAAATACTTATTTCCACATTTTAATGAGGGAGCCTCTATCATCAACAATGCATCGGTAAATGCTTACCGTGGACATCCTTATTTATTAACATATTCTACTACGAAAAGTGCGGTGATAGGCTATACTCGTTCTTTATCTGTTCGTGATGAATTTATCGCTAAAAAAATTCGTGTTAATAGTGTAGCACCAGGCCCAATCTGGACGCCGTTGATTCCTGCGACTATGAAAGGGATGACACATGATAAATTTGGATTAGATACACCAATGAAACGTTGTGGTGAAGCTTATGAAGTTGCACCATGTTTTGTCTTTTTAGCTTCTAATCAAGATAGTAGTTATATCAGTGGCCAATGCTTACACGTTAATGGTGGAGCAGTATTAAATGGTTAA
- a CDS encoding sigma 54-interacting transcriptional regulator encodes MKESTRRHLLQGIGEEQVGITTTELAKKIGLSRSVTSLYLNELAKDKEVIKSETYPIVWRLTSHEYHTSQDVFEQFIGSKGSAKSMIKTCKAAMSYPPKGLPVLIHGNSGVGKTYLAHLIFDYLNQQQANCSDNIVVFNCADYANNPELLSSTLFGHKKGAYTGADKDKKGLLSKADNGILFLDEVHRLSYENQEKLFQFMDSGQFRLIGEEDKVETANVRLIFATTEDPKEVLLPTFLRRISAVLELADYHLRPLQERETILRVLFLKEAKLLKKDMMIDRLIFDRFLHEKMSGNIGQLANKVKLYCADALHYQEDKDVLYIGDNHDDVVKVIYDEPLNQLVDVSKEMLEKLNVLLHSTSDVLELRETLLGFPLSKDDFGGETYVLKQIREKILANTKQIMGKVDSVTPYLEKLTTYLLLKDCIKFDHQPIKQMISMDYPRTALFAKKITSTLPVEYKEEARFLLSLFLIGAIKEEIAYHALLVAHGDTTASSIQAVSNQLCGNYVFDAINMPLDASIKDIVLEVKSWLSERDTSEGVIMLVDMGSLVHFYKSLKPEIMGELLVVNNLTTSFALEIGQQLLNHHTFYDITKNIKQKFITDIQYFEGFSNDRNVIISSILGYDIAKKLKKLFEPFINPEIKIIVMHFNELLDILDRENSDKGYLDTTELIMTTSYLDNKTAVSSVNLLDILDEDTEHQAMKYTFRNTIHEKYMTDLTNKCIYFFSKEGLSEKLNFLNPEIIIKQVEMIIEKCERRFGIKFNVKVKFNLTMHLALMIERTILGSVDYPVPTDLSLLKVNDNYFYSNIKDLLSSIEDFYRISISDWELYVLHEIIAS; translated from the coding sequence ATGAAGGAGTCGACTAGAAGACATTTGCTTCAAGGTATAGGGGAAGAACAAGTTGGGATTACGACAACTGAATTAGCTAAAAAAATTGGGTTAAGTCGCTCAGTCACGAGTTTATATTTAAATGAGTTAGCCAAAGATAAAGAGGTTATTAAAAGTGAAACATATCCCATTGTTTGGCGACTAACTAGTCACGAGTACCATACGTCACAAGATGTGTTTGAACAGTTTATCGGTAGTAAAGGCAGTGCCAAATCTATGATAAAAACCTGTAAAGCTGCGATGTCCTATCCACCAAAAGGACTACCTGTTTTAATTCATGGAAATAGTGGGGTAGGGAAAACTTATTTAGCACACTTGATTTTTGATTACCTTAATCAACAACAGGCGAATTGCTCAGATAATATCGTGGTATTTAACTGTGCGGATTACGCGAATAATCCTGAATTGTTGTCTTCAACATTATTTGGTCATAAAAAAGGGGCTTATACAGGTGCTGACAAAGATAAAAAAGGGTTACTTAGTAAAGCAGACAACGGTATTTTATTTTTAGATGAAGTCCATCGTTTGTCATATGAAAATCAAGAAAAACTATTTCAGTTTATGGATTCAGGTCAGTTTCGCTTAATTGGGGAGGAAGATAAAGTAGAAACAGCTAACGTTCGCTTGATTTTTGCGACAACAGAAGACCCTAAAGAGGTGTTGTTACCAACCTTTTTACGTCGTATCTCAGCTGTATTGGAGTTAGCAGATTATCATCTACGGCCATTACAAGAGCGAGAGACGATTTTAAGAGTCTTGTTTTTAAAAGAAGCGAAACTGTTGAAAAAGGACATGATGATTGATCGTTTGATTTTTGATCGTTTTTTACATGAAAAAATGTCAGGAAATATTGGGCAATTAGCCAACAAGGTCAAGTTATATTGTGCTGATGCACTTCATTATCAAGAGGATAAAGACGTACTTTATATAGGTGATAATCACGATGATGTGGTGAAAGTGATTTATGATGAACCACTTAATCAACTAGTGGATGTGTCAAAAGAGATGCTAGAAAAACTAAATGTGCTACTTCATTCTACGAGTGATGTATTGGAGTTACGAGAAACGCTACTGGGTTTTCCGCTATCCAAAGATGATTTTGGTGGAGAAACCTATGTTTTAAAACAAATTAGAGAAAAAATACTTGCTAATACTAAACAAATAATGGGTAAAGTAGATAGTGTGACACCTTATCTTGAAAAACTAACTACATACCTATTACTAAAAGATTGTATCAAGTTTGATCATCAACCAATAAAACAAATGATTAGTATGGACTATCCACGTACGGCACTTTTTGCTAAAAAAATTACGTCTACATTACCAGTTGAATACAAAGAAGAAGCACGTTTTTTGTTGAGTCTATTTTTAATAGGAGCTATAAAAGAAGAAATTGCTTATCATGCCTTACTTGTTGCTCATGGCGATACAACTGCAAGTAGTATTCAAGCGGTGTCCAATCAATTATGTGGCAATTATGTGTTTGATGCGATTAACATGCCACTTGATGCCTCTATTAAAGACATTGTATTAGAAGTGAAATCGTGGCTTTCTGAGCGAGATACTTCTGAAGGGGTCATTATGTTGGTAGATATGGGATCATTGGTTCATTTTTATAAGAGTTTAAAACCAGAGATTATGGGAGAATTATTGGTTGTTAATAATCTTACGACCTCATTTGCACTGGAAATTGGCCAGCAACTACTGAATCATCACACATTTTATGACATCACCAAAAATATTAAACAAAAATTTATCACAGATATTCAGTATTTTGAAGGCTTTTCAAATGATCGCAATGTCATTATTTCAAGTATTTTGGGTTATGATATTGCCAAAAAATTGAAGAAATTATTTGAACCGTTTATTAATCCAGAAATAAAAATCATTGTGATGCATTTTAATGAATTGCTCGATATTTTAGACCGTGAAAACTCAGATAAGGGCTATCTTGATACAACAGAACTCATTATGACGACGTCTTATCTAGACAATAAAACAGCAGTGTCTTCTGTTAATTTATTAGATATTTTAGATGAGGATACCGAACATCAAGCGATGAAATATACGTTTCGTAATACCATTCACGAAAAATACATGACTGATTTGACTAATAAATGTATTTATTTCTTCTCAAAAGAAGGTCTATCTGAAAAATTAAATTTCTTAAATCCGGAAATCATTATCAAACAAGTTGAAATGATTATTGAAAAATGTGAACGTCGATTTGGCATAAAGTTTAATGTAAAAGTAAAATTTAATCTAACGATGCATTTAGCATTGATGATTGAACGTACGATTTTAGGGTCAGTTGATTATCCTGTGCCAACGGATTTGTCGTTATTAAAGGTCAATGATAATTATTTCTACTCAAATATTAAAGATTTATTGTCATCTATTGAGGATTTTTATCGTATTAGTATTTCTGATTGGGAATTATATGTCTTACATGAAATTATTGCGAGTTAA
- a CDS encoding PTS system mannose/fructose/sorbose family transporter subunit IID yields MKLKQDMSVEDKKMMRSVFWRSWTMNASRTGATQYHALGVIYTLLPVINRYYKTEEERADAIVRHTTWFNATMHINNFIMGLVTSMEKQNSEDENFDASSITAVKASLMGPLSGIGDSFFWGILRVIAASIGISIASTGSVMGAIVFLALYNIPAFIIHYYALYTGYSVGANFIQKLYESGGMKILTKASSMVGLLMMGSMTASTVKFKTILEVTVSGSDPIKIQDYLDQLFVGIVPLTVTLITFWLLRKKVNINVVMFGIMILGIILGLLGIC; encoded by the coding sequence ATGAAACTAAAACAAGATATGTCAGTTGAAGATAAAAAAATGATGCGCTCAGTCTTTTGGCGTTCATGGACAATGAATGCCAGTCGTACAGGAGCGACACAATACCATGCGTTAGGCGTTATCTATACGTTACTTCCAGTCATCAATCGTTATTACAAAACAGAGGAAGAACGAGCAGATGCGATTGTCCGTCATACAACGTGGTTTAATGCTACTATGCATATTAATAACTTTATTATGGGGCTTGTTACCTCAATGGAAAAACAAAATAGTGAAGATGAGAATTTTGATGCAAGCTCCATCACCGCAGTTAAAGCATCATTGATGGGACCTTTATCAGGTATTGGGGATTCATTCTTCTGGGGGATTTTACGTGTTATTGCAGCTAGTATCGGTATTTCAATCGCCAGTACCGGATCAGTTATGGGAGCCATCGTTTTCTTAGCACTTTACAATATTCCAGCTTTTATTATTCATTATTATGCTCTTTATACAGGTTATTCTGTTGGGGCCAATTTCATTCAAAAACTATATGAAAGTGGCGGTATGAAAATACTGACTAAAGCATCTAGTATGGTTGGATTACTGATGATGGGAAGTATGACTGCTTCAACTGTAAAATTCAAAACGATTTTAGAAGTAACAGTCAGTGGCTCTGATCCAATTAAAATTCAAGATTACTTAGATCAATTATTTGTAGGGATTGTACCACTAACTGTGACATTGATTACGTTCTGGTTATTACGTAAAAAAGTAAATATCAATGTTGTGATGTTTGGTATCATGATTCTTGGGATTATTTTAGGCTTACTGGGTATTTGTTAA
- a CDS encoding PTS mannose/fructose/sorbose/N-acetylgalactosamine transporter subunit IIC codes for MLMHALMAGLSVFICFAGNYLTGQSMLERPLVVGLVTGLLLGDLKTGVLMGAALEAVFMGNVNIGGVISAEPVTATTLATTFAIIANVEQKAAITLAIPIGMLAAFVVMFLKNVLMNIFAPMLDRVARENNQRKIVALHYGTWIFYYFIIAAISFVGVLLGSEPVAVMVNNIPQNVMNGLSAAGGLLPAVGFAMLMKLLWDNKLAVFYLLGFILTAYLKLPAVAVAAVGIVICVMMVQRDVQMMNLPTTQGKVASGEMSKEEEEEDFFA; via the coding sequence ATGTTAATGCATGCACTTATGGCAGGACTTAGTGTGTTTATCTGTTTTGCTGGTAACTATTTAACAGGTCAAAGTATGTTGGAACGCCCATTAGTTGTGGGGCTTGTGACAGGGTTATTACTGGGAGATTTAAAAACAGGTGTCTTGATGGGAGCAGCACTTGAGGCCGTGTTTATGGGAAATGTGAATATTGGTGGCGTGATCTCTGCCGAACCAGTTACAGCAACAACTCTTGCGACAACATTTGCGATTATTGCAAATGTTGAGCAAAAAGCGGCGATTACATTAGCGATTCCAATCGGGATGTTAGCAGCGTTTGTCGTGATGTTTTTGAAAAATGTCTTGATGAATATTTTTGCACCCATGTTAGATCGTGTTGCACGTGAAAATAACCAACGAAAAATTGTGGCACTACATTATGGGACATGGATTTTTTATTACTTTATTATTGCCGCGATTTCATTTGTTGGGGTGTTACTTGGAAGTGAACCTGTTGCCGTTATGGTAAATAACATTCCACAAAATGTGATGAATGGATTGAGTGCAGCAGGTGGCTTATTACCAGCTGTTGGGTTTGCAATGTTGATGAAATTACTTTGGGATAATAAATTAGCGGTATTTTACTTATTAGGCTTTATTTTAACAGCTTACTTGAAATTACCGGCTGTTGCAGTGGCGGCTGTTGGGATTGTGATTTGTGTGATGATGGTTCAACGTGATGTTCAAATGATGAATTTACCAACTACACAAGGGAAAGTTGCAAGTGGTGAAATGAGTAAAGAAGAAGAAGAGGAGGACTTTTTCGCATGA
- a CDS encoding PTS system mannose/fructose/N-acetylgalactosamine-transporter subunit IIB: MITQIRVDDRLIHGQVAVVWTKELNAPLLVVANDEAAKNQVMQMTLKMAVPNGMKLLVRSVDDAIELFNDPRGKDKRMFVIVNCVSDANKIAQHVDAVETVNVANAGRFDKSDPKDKTTIFPSVLLNPDELTAAKELSELERVDSYNQVLPTNPKLELKKALKNV; this comes from the coding sequence ATGATTACACAAATTAGAGTAGATGACCGATTAATCCATGGACAGGTGGCTGTTGTATGGACAAAAGAACTAAATGCCCCACTTTTAGTTGTAGCAAATGATGAGGCGGCAAAAAATCAAGTGATGCAAATGACATTAAAAATGGCCGTACCAAATGGCATGAAATTATTAGTACGTTCAGTGGATGATGCGATTGAGTTATTTAATGACCCTCGTGGAAAAGATAAACGCATGTTTGTCATTGTAAATTGTGTGTCTGACGCGAATAAAATCGCACAACACGTTGATGCTGTTGAAACAGTGAATGTAGCCAATGCTGGTCGTTTTGACAAGTCTGATCCAAAAGACAAAACAACGATTTTCCCAAGTGTGTTACTTAATCCAGATGAATTAACGGCTGCCAAAGAATTGTCAGAGTTAGAACGTGTGGATAGCTACAATCAAGTTTTACCAACTAATCCAAAATTAGAATTGAAAAAAGCATTGAAAAATGTTTAA
- a CDS encoding PTS sugar transporter subunit IIA, which produces MERSYLIATHGKFASGLQNSLNILTGSGDTVQVIDAYVTDDDYTPNVQQFIQGVSEDSQGIVFTDLYGGSVNQKIAAEIMTSGKDNIMLVSNSNLAIILSVMFHENTGMLSKEDILAAIQESQVQLVSTTIEEEDDIF; this is translated from the coding sequence ATGGAGAGAAGTTATTTAATTGCAACACATGGCAAATTTGCTAGTGGCTTGCAAAACTCGTTGAACATCTTAACAGGTAGTGGAGACACTGTCCAAGTAATAGATGCTTATGTTACGGATGATGATTACACACCAAATGTTCAACAATTTATTCAAGGGGTTAGTGAAGATAGTCAGGGGATTGTATTCACAGATTTATATGGTGGAAGTGTGAATCAAAAAATTGCAGCAGAAATTATGACATCAGGGAAAGACAACATCATGTTGGTATCAAATTCAAATTTAGCTATTATTTTATCCGTTATGTTTCATGAAAATACTGGCATGTTGTCAAAAGAAGATATATTAGCAGCGATTCAAGAATCACAGGTTCAACTGGTTTCAACCACAATAGAAGAAGAGGACGATATTTTTTAG